CCGCCCTGGATGCCCTGGCTTCGCCGGTGCGCCAGGAGATCGTCGACACGCTGGCCATGCTGGGCGGCGACGCGCCGGTCGCGGCGCTGGCCGGGCAGCTCGGCCGCCCGGCCGACGGCCTGTACTACCACCTGCGCGTGCTGTCCCGTGCCGGCCTGGTCGCCGAGACCCCGCCGGGTCCGGCCGGCGGACGCCGCTTCGCCCTGGTGCGGCGCGGCCAGCCGACCCTGCGCTACCGCCCCGACGATGCCGCCGCGCGCCGCGCCCTGGCGCGCATCGCTCATGGCCTGCTGGCGATCGCCCGGCGCGACTTCGACGCCGCGCTGGCGGCCGGCGACGCCTGCGTCGAGGGGCCGCGGCGCACCCTGTGGGCGGCACGCAACACCGGCTGGCTGGACGGCGACGGCCTGGCCGAAGCCAATGCCCTGCTGGCGCGCCTGTGCGAACTGCTCGGCCAGCCGCGCGCGCCCGGTCGCGACACCCAGGTCGGCCTGGCCTTCGTGCTGGCGCCGCTGCGGCCCCGGCCGGCGCGCCGTTGACGGCGTCGCGCCGGGGCGCGGCGTATGCTCGGCCGGCGATTCCCGCGAACCGGAGCCTGCCGATGTCCCGTATCCTCGCCGGGCTGCTGCCCGCCGCGCTGCTCGCCGTTCCCGCCATGGCCGCCGACCGCATCACCGGTGCCGCGTTCGCCACCCGATCCGAGGTCATCGCGCCGACCGCGATGGCGGCGACCTCGCACCCGCTGGCCACCCAGGTGGCGCTCGACATCATGAAGGCCGGCGGCAGCGCCCTGGATGCCGCGATCGCCGCCAACGCCGCGCTCGGCCTGATGGAACCCACCGGCAACGGCATCGGCGGCGACCTGTTCGCCATCGTCTGGGACCCGAAGACGCAGCGCCTGCACGGCTACAACGGCTCGGGCCGCTCGCCGCGCCGGCTGACCCTGGACTGGTTCATCGAGAACGGCTATCGCGACGTGCCCTCGCACGGTCCGCTGCCGGTGACCGTGCCGGGCACCGTCGACGCCTGGTTCGCACTGCACGGGCGCTTCGGACGGCTGCCGATGCCGCGCGTGCTGGCGCCGACCATCGACTACGCACGCAACGGCCATCCGGTCGCCGAGACCATCGCCTACTACTGGGCGCGCAGCGTGCCGCGGCTGTCGCAGTTCCCGGGCTTCACCGAACAGTTCACCGTCGACGGGCGGGCGCCGCGCAAGGGCGAGATGTGGCGCAACCCGTTCCTTGCCGACACCCTGGAGGCGATCGCCCGCGGCGGCCGCGACGCCTTCTACAAGGGCGACATCGCCCGGGTGGTCGGTGAGTACATCGCCGCCCAGGGCGGATTCCTGGACGCCGGCGACTTCGCCGCGCACGAAGGCGAATGGGTCGAGCCGGTGTCGACCACCTACCGCGGCGTCGAGGTCTGGGAGCTGCCGCCGAACGGCCAGGGCATCGCCGCCCTGCAGATCCTCAACCTGCTCGAACCGTACGACCTGGCCGGCTACGGCTTCGGCAGCCCCGAGCACATCCACCTGTTCGTCGAGGCCAAGAAGCTGGCCTTCGAGGACCGCGCGCGCTGGTACGCCGACCCGACCTTCCAGCCGGCGCCGGTCGAGCGCCTGATCGGCAAGGACTACGCGCGCGAGCGCGGCGCCCTGATCGACATGGCGCGCGCCGCACGCAGCGTCGAGGCCGGCAACCCGGCCCTGCAGCGCGGCGACACCATCTACCTGACCACCGCCGACGGCGACGGCATGATGGTCTCGCTGATCCAGTCCAACTACCGCGGCATGGGCTCGGGCATGACGCCGCCCGGTCTGGGCTTCATCCTGCAGGACCGCGGCGAGCAGTTCGTGCTCGCCGAGGGCCACCCGAACAGCTACGCGCCCGGCAAGCGGCCGTTCCACACCATCATCCCGGCCTTCGCGACCCGCGACGGCAAGCCGTGGCTGAGCTTCGGCGTGATGGGCGGCGCCATGCAGCCGCAGGGCCACGCGCAGATCATCATCAACCTGGTCGACTTCGGCATGAACCTGCAGGAGGCCGGCGACGCGCCGCGCATCCACCACGACGGCTCCACCGAGCCGGCCGGCCAGGCGCTGGTGATGAGCGACGGCGGCGTGGTCGAGCTGGAGTCGGGCTTCGCGCAGGAGACGGTGCGCGCGCTGATGCGCAAGGGCCATGTCGTGCGCGCCGCCGACGGCCCGTTCGGCGGCTATCAGGCGATCGCCCGCGACCACGAACAGGGCGTGTGGATCGGCGCCAGCGAGAGTCGCAAGGACGGCCACGCGGCCGGTTACTGAGGCTTGCCGCGGCGGCGCCTGCCGGCAGCCGGAAGCGCCGGAGCGTGAAGCCTGGCGTAGTCGCCGGGACTGGAAGCGACATCCGGCACGGTTCCACTTGCGCGCATCGTGGCATGCTGCCCCCTGCCGCCCGCCGGGCGCGAGCGGGTTGCGGAACGGCGCAGGCCGGCCCGCATGCGCAACGCACGCCATCGGGTCCGGCCGGACGGGGCAACCAACGTCTGGACAGTTGCAAGGAGTGTCAGCCATGTCCCTCATTCCGTCGCGCCGATCGCCGGGTCTGCTCTGCCTCGCACTCGCACTTGCATTCGCGCTCGTGCGCGGCTGCGCCCCGACCGCAGCGGGCGTCGCCGCGACCGTCGAGGCGGAATCCGTGGCAGCCGACGTCCAGCGCGTCGATGCCGCCGTACGCGCCCACGGCCAGGCCCATGCCCGCATCGCGCAGGCGCGCGGCGATGCCGCCTCGGTGGCCGCCGCCGCGCTGCTGCTGGCGCCGCGCGGCGCCGCCGCCGACGACCGCCGGACCGCCCTGGGCTGGCTCGACGAGGCGCTGCGCCGGCATCCCGCCGACGCCATCCTGGCCTGGGCCGGCCTGCGCGCGTGCGGCGGCGATCCGGCCTGCGACCGGCAGTCCTGGCTGGACTTGCTGGCGCGCCTGCAGCCGGGCAATGCCGCGGTCTGGGTCGCCCACCTCGAACACGCAGACGCCGCGGCGCCGCGGGTTGCGCTGCTGGAACGCGCCCTGGCGGCGCCGGACTGGCGGCCGGCCGCGACCGTGCTGCGCGCCGCCGTGCTGGACGCCTGGCAGGCGATCGACCTGGCGCCGGCCACCGCCGCGGCGATCGAACGTCTGCTCGGCGAGGACGCGCAGGCCGGACCGGTCAGCGGCGACCGCCTGACGCCGGCGCACAAGCTGGCCATGGCCCAGGCCGCCGACCTGCACGATCTCCCCGGCCTGGCCGCGCCGGTGGCTGCCTGCCGCAGCCATCGCGACGGCGCCGCCGCGTGCGCACCGCTGTGGCGGCGCATCGCCAGCCAGGGCCAGTCGCTGCTCGAGGCCGGTCATGCCGCCGGGCGCCTGGCCGAACTCGCCCTGGCCGCGGGCGACGACGGTGGCCAGCGGCACTGGCAGGCCGAGCGCGCGGCGATCGACTGGCAGGGGCGCCAGTCGGTCGCGCTGCTGCAGGGCGAGGTCGATGTCGCGGCGTTCTGGTCGCTGCTGCGTGCCCGCGGCGAGCTGGCCGCGTTCCGCCACCTCCTGCACCAGGCCGGCCTGCCCCTGGCGCCGCCACCCGGCCACGACGGCCCCGGCACGACCGGCGCCTCGCCGCCCTGGTCCAGCGCCGGCGATGACCCCGGCTGAGCGCCCGCGCCGGCGCGGCCAGGGCGACGGCCGCGGTCTGCCGGAGAAGCCCTGCGCGGTGTGCGGCCGGCCGATGGCCTGGCGGCGCCGCTGGGCACGCTGCTGGGACCAGGTGAAGTACTGCTCGGACGCCTGCCGCAAGGGCACGCCACGCAGCGCGCCGCGGATACCCTAGACACGCGCGCATGCCGCAGGCAAGTGGGCGGCCGCTGGCCCTACACTGCTGGATTGTCCCGGGAAGACGACCATGTCCACACGCTTGCGAAATGCACTCGATCTGCTGGCCCTCCGCCTTGCCAATGTTTTCGTTGGGCGGCTGCGCCGTCAGAAGGCCGGTGACGACCCGTATCACCGGGTTTTCGCGCATTTCCGGCAGATGGTCCTGAATGCGCCCCATTCGTCGCTCCTGGAGATCGGCTCGAGGAACGTTTCGGGCGTCGACGGCCGAAAGAATTTTCCAGGAGTGCAGGACTACACGGGCGTCGACATCCATGCCGGAGAGTTCGTGGACGTGGTCGCGGACGTTCACAGCCTTTCTTCGGCCTTTCCCGAGAAGCGCTTCGACTTCGTCTACTCCATTTCCGTCTTCGAGCACCTGATGTTTCCCTGGAAAGCGGTGCTTGAGATCAATTCCGTCCTGAAGCCGGGCGGGCATGTTTTCATGGCCACCCATCCGATTTGGCCGCCCCATGAGCTGCCCTGGGATTTCTGGCGTTTCCTGCATCACAGCGCGATTCCGCTGTTCAACAAAGTGACGGGGTTCGAACTGGTGGCGGTCACCGAAGGCTTGCCTGCCCGCATGTTCACCCTTGCGGGCGACCCGGTGGGGCAAGACCTGTACAAGTTCCCCCTAAACCAGGGCATCGCCATCATCGCCCGCAAGATCGCCGACTACGACCGCGATCGGCTGCGCTGGGACCTGGTGCCCTCCGACGTCAGCGACACGATGTATCCCAAGCCGGGCTGAGCCTGCCTGGCATCTGCCGAAGGGCGATCATCCCGAGCGCTCTCGAACCGCCCGATTGCCGTCTTTCCGACGTGGCGGTCGGCCAGTTCACCTGCGCGCACGCTCGTCTCGCCGAGCGGCCCTGCACGCCGGCGACCAGCAGGTTGTATCCGACGGCCTGCTGTCCGACGGATGCACGCGCGCAATGCAGGGGGGGGCGCTGGAACAGCTCGCCTGGCGGCCCGGCCCGATGCTTGGACCATGGTGCACGCCAGCACCCCCGCGGCGTTCCCCGAACGCGCCCGGGCGCCGCAGCGATACGCAGGCGCGCGGGTCGCGCGCCGCGCGCGGCTACTCGAAGCCGTTCGCGAAGATGGCCTCCGAATAGCCGGCGCCGAACTGCACGAGCATCGCACCGGCCGTGGGACGCAGGTCGCCGGTGGTGTTGTCGGTGAGCTCCACCACCCAGACGGAGCCCTCGCGGCTGGCCGGCAGGGCGCGCCAGGCGTAGCCATAGGGGTCGGCCGGGTCCTCGGGCGCGAAGGTCCGCAACTGCCAGCCCGGCCCATCGGTGCCACCGTGCCAGGTGACGTGCAGGCGGGCCTGGGTGCAGCCGGACAGGTCCATCCGAACCAGACCCCACGGATAGCTGTGACCCGGGTCGGCGGGAAATGCCGTCGCCGGCAGGGCATGAGCGTTCTCCAGCCGCACGCAGGCGCCGGCCAGAGGTTCCAGTTGCACGGTCAGGTAGGCATCGCCACCGCGGCCGGTGCCGGCGCCCGGCATCGACGCGACCCGCGGCTGCAGGGTATCGGGCACGCCGTCGCCGTTGCCATCGCCGCCGTTGGGCGCGCCCGCCTCGACCGCCGAGGGCGCGCCATCGAGGTCCTCGTCCGGGACCTGGTCGATGCTGAACACGCCCTCGCGAGTACCTGCGTACAGGCGCGGAATCGCCGCGCTGCGATCCAGCGCCAGCGCCAGGGCGGAACTGCCCGGCAGGCCCACGCTGTACGAGGTCCAGGTCAGCCCGCCGTCGAGCGTGCGATAGACGCCGCCCGGGTTGCCGTCGGTGCCTGCCGAACCGGCGTAGGCGACGTTGGCGTCGAGCGGGTCGACCAGCAGGGCACGGATGTCGGCATCCGGGGCGATGCCGGTGTTTGCTTCCGTCCAGGATGCGCCGCCGTCCACCGACTTGTAGATGCGCGCATCGAAGGTGTTGCGGTTGACCGCCGCGTACAGGACATTCGGCGAGGAGGGCGCCAGCGCAAGCGCCAGCACGCTGCGCACCGCGCTGTCGGGGTTGGCCGGCAGGCCGCGCGGCAGGCCGTTGCTGCTGTGCACCCAGGTGGCGCCTGCGTCGGTGCTCTTGAACACGCCATTGAGCACGCCCTGGCTTTCCAGCGGCTCCGGGAAGGCGGGCCCCCCGGGCTCGGGGAAACCCGTGAAGGTGCTGGCGTAAAGCGTTGCCGGATCGACCGGATCGATGGCGAGCTGCACCACCTGCACGGTGGCTGCGAAGTTGAGGGAGGTGTCGTAGTCGGGCACCGGCAGCCCGGTGTCGCTGGCGGTCCAGGAGGCGCCGGCATCGGTGCTCTTCCAGATCCGCGCGGCCAGCACGGTCGGGACGCCGGTACCCGAGTGGTAGCTGATCCGGCCGCTGCCACCCAGGTAGGCGACCTGCAAGGGCCCCGTGCCGCCCGGTGGGCCGCCGCTGGACGGATCCAGCACGATGCTGCGCGCGGTACTGAAGGCGCTGATCTGGTAGCCGGCGGCGGGCAGGGTGGGAATGCCCGCGTCGATCGTGCTCCAGGTGGCGCCGCCGTTGGTGCTCTTGTAGATGCCGGCGTTGCCGTCGCGGATGCCGCCGCCCAGGGCGAACACCGGCGACCCGTAACCGGCCGCATAGATCACCGTGCTGAACGGGCTGGCCGCCGTGTTCGGATCGATGGCGATCGCGCGCAGGCCGCTGGCCTCCAGGCTGCCCGAGGCCGAGAACCACGAGGCGCCGCGATCGAGCGACTGGAACAGGCCGTCACTGGGCGTCGAGAAGGCATCGCCGTACCCGGCATACAGCCACAGCGGCTGCGTCGGGTGCACGGCCACGGCACGAACCTGCGCCTGGCGCAGGCCGTTGATGCGACGGGACCAGCTGACGCCGGCATCGCTGCTCGCGAAGAAGCCGGTGTAGTCGGCGGCGGCGTACAGGGTCGCCGGGGCCGTCGCCACCACGTGCAGGTCGGCGACGCCGTTGTTCCACGGTCCAGCGGTAGGCCGGATTCCCTGGCCGACCGCCGTGTAGCTGGCGCCGCCATCGCCGGTACGCGCCAGGCCGCTCTCCATCAGCACGTACCAGGTCGATGCCAGGCTCGGGTGCGGCACGATGCGCCGGATCGGGCGGCTGTTGGCCAGGCTGACGACACCGGTGGAGAGGAAGCTGGCGCCCCCGTCGTTGCTGCGGAACACCTCGTCGCCATTGCCGGCCAGCAGGATGTCGCCGGGCACCGTCGTGAAGGCGGTGCAGGTGCGCCTGCAGTACTGCGGATTGCTCAAGCCGGCAACGGCCGGTTCGCCCCAGCTGGCGCCGCCGTCGGTGCTGCGCATCAGCGCACGACTGCCACCGACCAGGTCGAAGGTCTGGGCGAACAGCCGGCCGGGGACATGCGGATCGAACGCCAGTGCCTCGATCGCCCGCCCCGCCAGTCCGCTGGTTGCAAAGGCTGACCAGGTCTCGCCGCCGTCCGTGCTGCGCCACAAGCCCGACTGGCTGCTCGCCCAGACCCGTCCGGCGACATGCCGGTCCATGATCAGTTCGGCCAGGGCTTCGTCGGCAGGCAGGCCGGTGCCGGCCAGCTGGGTCCAGGTCAGGCCATGATCGAGGCTGCGGTAGATGCGGCGGCCGCCACCCAGCGCCAGCAGATGGTCGGCGTTGGCGGCGTCGGCCTGCAGGCGGGTCAGGAAGCCGGTGTAGGGGGCGATCTCGACACGGCTCCAGTTCAGCCCGGCATCCGTGCTGCGGTGCACTGCGTCGCCGCCGTTGACGATCACGCGCGCCGGGTTGGCCGGATCGACCACGAGTTCGCTCAGGCTGCCACCCTGAGGGCCGGCCGAGGTCCACAGACCCGGACCGGCGACGGCCGTCGTGGCGCTAGTCAGCAGGACGATGAAGACGATGCGGAGGGCGAGGCGGATGTTTCGGATCATGGCGGGACCGTGTTCTGGGGCGAGGAGCTGCACTTGGACAGGATGCTGCGCGATGCCGGCGGCCGCAAAGCGCTCGCTGGGAAGGCCACCGCCAACCAGGGTATCGAAGAACGGACGCGATGCTTGCTGGTCGATACGCAAAAAGGCAGGGGAGAACGTCATTGGCCTGGGCGTTCGTTCGTGATCGGAACGCAACCTGACGATGGATCAGCCGTCGCAGTGCGGATGCATGTCTGCCTGCGCCACCTGCAGCGAGACCTCGCGTTCGACGCCCTGCCAGGCCACCGCCATCACCATGTCGCTGCCGCAGGCGAGCTCGCGGCACTGCCACTGCCGCGCCGGTGCCGCCGGTCCCTCCAGCCGCTGCAGGACCAGGCGACCTTGCGCAGACGGTCCGAAGCGTGCCCGGTGCAGTCCGTAGGCGAGACCCCGGCCGTGCGCCTTGAACAGCGCCTCCTTGAGCGACCACAGGCGCAGGAAGCCGTGCTCCGGATCGTCCAGGGAGTCCAGCCATTCCAGCTCGGCGGGATCGAACCAGCGTTGTGCCAGGGCACGCCAGGTCGGCCGTGGCAGCACGCACTCGATATCGACGCCCAGCGCGGGACCCTCGGCCAGGCCGACCAGATGCCAGTCGCCGGAGTCGCTGGCGTTGACGGTCAGGTGAGCGAAAGGTGGCGCAAGGGACGGCTTGCCCAGGGGGTCGCGCAGCAACTGGCTTGGTGAGAAGCCGGGCAGCTCGGTGGCCAGGCGCTCCAGCAGGGCGGCGCGCGCCGCCTGCTTGCGCCAGCGCGCGCGCTGCATGGCGTCGGCACCGGCCGGCACCGGCGCCAGGCGGCGCAGCCACAGCCGCACCGGTGAGTTCATGGCCGCGCCAGCAGGCGGTGGCGCAGGTCGGCCTGGAAGCCGGGCAGGGCATCGGCATCCAGGCCGCGGCCGAGCGCCATCACCTGGAAGCGCTCGCCCATCTGGCCGGGCAGCATCAGGCGCTTGACCGCGTTGGCTGCTGCCATCCGTTCCGGCAACGGCAGGTCCTGGCTGTGCGCGAACCAGTCCTCGATGCCGTTGCCGATCAGGAACTGCGCCTGGCTGGTGTAGCCGGCGACGTCCAGCGCGCAGGCCGCGGCGGCCTCGGCCAGGGCCGTGAAATCGACGAAAGCGGTGATGTCCTGCAGGCCGGGCAGGATCAATGGGTCGTCGTGGGCGTGGTGGCGGTAGTGGCAGACCAGGGTGCCGTCGCGGCGCTCGGGCAGGTAGTACTCCTGGCGCGGATAGCCGTAGTCGACGAACAGCAGCTCGCCGCGCGTCAGGGCCTGCGTCATCGCCGCCAGCCAGGGCGCCAGCGTCAGGTGCAGCTCGGAGCGGTAGGGCCGCGGCAGCAGGGGCAGGACATCGGCCAGGCGTTCGCGCAGCAGGGCATCGAGCACTGGCGGCGCCGGCAACTCGCGCCAGGCGAAGGCGCCGGCCTCGCCATCGACGTACTGCTCGTGCAGGCCGTCCTCGTGGACCGCGAAGCGCGTCGCCGGCAGCGCGTCCAGCACTTCGTTGGCGACCAGGGCGCCCTGCCAGGCCGTATCCGGCGGGCCGTCCAGCCACTGGACGCGCGCCAGCAGATGCGGGCAGCGCGCCTTGAGCGTGTCGCGCTGGCGCTGGCGCAGGTCGGCGCTGATCTCCAGCAGGCGGTAGCGGGCCGGCAGCCGGCCCAGCGCCTCCAGGGCCAGCAGCAGGTCGGCGGCCAGGGCGCCGCTGCCGCCGCCCGGTTCGACCAGGTGCCAGTCGTCGAACGACGCCATCGCCACGGACAGGTGCCGGGCGACCGCGTAGGCGAACGCCGGCCCCAGCTCCGGTGCGGTGACGAAGTCGCCGCCGGCGCCGAACTTGCGGCTGCCGGCGCTGTAGTAGCCCAGGCCCGGCGCATACAGCGCCAGCGCCATGAACTGCGCGAACGGCAGCGGGCCGTGCGCGGCGATCTCGCCGGCGATCAGCGCAGCCAGGCGCGCCGAGTGTTCGGCGGCGTCGACATCGGGGGCGGGCAGGCGCGACATCATCGACCCGTGACGGTGCAGCGGCTAGTTTAGGCGCTTCGCCGCCGGACCCGCCGATGCCTAGCCCATCCGAACCTGTCGTCCTGGTCACCGGCGCCGCCCGCCGGGTCGGCGCCGTGATCGCCCGCGTCCTGCACGACCGCGGCTGCCGCGTGGTCCTGCACTGCCGCGGTTCCGCGGCCGACGCGCAGGCCCTGGCAGCTCAACTGGAGCAGGCGCGGCCAGGCAGCACAGCGCTGGTGCAGGCCGACCTTGCCGACCCGGCGGCGCCCGCCGCCCTCGTGCGGGCCGCGCTGGATCGCTTCGGCCGCCTCGACGGCCTGGTCAACAACGCCAGCGCCTTCCGCCCCACGCCGGTCGGCGAGATCGGCCAGGACGACTGGGACGAGCTGTTCGCCAGCAACGCCCGCGCACCGCTGTTCCTGTCGCAGGCCGCGGCGCCGCACCTGGCCGCGGTTGAAGGCGCCATCGTCAACCTGGTCGACATCTACGCCGAGCGGCCGCTGGCCCGGCACACCGTGTACGTGATGGCCAAGGCGGCGCTGGCGGCGATGACCCTGTCGCTGGCGCGCGAGCTGGGCCCGGCGGTGCGCGTGAATGGCGTGGCGCCCGGCGCGGTGATGTGGCCGGAGGACGGCAAGGCCTACGCCGACCAGCAGGCCCTGCTGGCCGGCACCGCCCTGAAGCGCATGGGCCGCCCCGACGATGTCGCCGGCGCGGTCGCCTTCCTGCTGCTCGACGCCCCCTACGTGACCGGCGAGATCCTGCGCGTCGACGGCGGCCGCTGGCTGGCGATCTGAGCCGCCGGACCCGGCGCGAGCGCCCGAAACCCGCGGTTTCGCGCGCCCACCACACGCGGCTTCGCTCAGGGCCACATCGACATCCTCACCCGAGCCCGAACCGAGACGGTAGCCAAGACCCAGGCAGACGTCGAGACCGAATCCGCAGGATCCGCCATGGTCCGGTCCATGTCCGAAGCTGAAGAGGAAGCCGGCGCTGATGTCGGAGCCGAAGTCGGAGCCGAAGCCGGAGCCAAAGCCGAAGTCGGAGCCGAAGTCGGAGCCGAAGTCGGAGTCGGAGTCGGAGTCGGATTAGAGGGTCGGCGTAGAGGGTCGGCGTAGAGGGTCGGCGTAGAGAGCCAGCGTAGAGAGCCAGCGTAGAGAGCAGGCGTAGAGGTCGACGCGAAAGCCTCGGCAACGGCTACGCGACGGCACCCCACTTCTCCCCTCCCCCGCCCGGCGGGGGAGGGGCGGGGGAGAGGGCCGGCCCAGGAGCACCGCGACACTCCCGTCTCGCCGCCAGGGCAGTGGAACCGCAGGCCCCTTCGAAGCGACGTTGGCTGATCCGCCGGCCTGACGTCGAAGGGCCACGTCGACGCATTGATGCCGCAATGCCGGACAACCGCGTCGGCAAACCCTGCCATGACTCCCGGCGCCGTTACGATGGCGCCTGCCCCACCGGATCCCCCCATGATCGCCCTGCCGGCACAGCTTCCCCCTTCACGCATCGCCGCCTGGCTGCTCGCCCTTGCCGGGCTGTGGATGGCCATCCACTTCGACCTGCTGGTCGCCCTGCTGGCCGGCCTGCTGGTGTTCAACCTGACCCACGCGCTGGCGCCGCTGATCGAGCGCCGGGTCAGCGGCCAGGGCGCCCGCCTGCTGGCGGTGACCGTGGTCTCGGTGTTGATCATCGGCCTGCTGACCCTTGCCATCGTCGGCATCGTCGCCTTCTTCCGCAGCGAGGCCGGCAGCAGCCAGGCCCTGCTCGACAAGCTGATGACCATCATCGAGGAATCGCGCGGCGACCTGCCCGCCTGGCTGGCCGGCTGGCTGCCGGAGGACTCCGGTGCGATGCGCCTGGCGGTGACCGAATGGGTCGCCAGCCACCGCGCCGAACTCTCGCTGGCCGGCGCCGAGGCCATCCAGACCACCGCCCGCCTGCTGGTCGGCATGGTCCTGGGCGCCATGGTCGCGCTTTACGACGAGCTGCCGGCGCCGCGCCTGGGCCCGCTCGGCCGCGAGCTGCTCGAACGCGCCGGCCGCCTGGCCGCGGCGTTCCGGCGCATCGTCTTCGCGCAGCTCAAGATCTCCCTGCTCAACACCTTCTTCACCGGCCTGTTCCTGGCCGTCGTGCTGCCCGCCTTCGGCGTCAAGCTGCCGCTGACCAAGACCCTGATCCTGATCACCTTCGTCGCCGGCCTGCTGCCGGTGGTCGGCAACCTGATCTCCAACACCGTGATCACCATCGTCGCGCTGTCGGTGTCGATGTGGGTGGCCGTGGTCGCGCTCGGCTACCTGGTGCTGATCCACAAGGTCGAGTACTTCCTCAACGCCCGCATCGTCGGCGGCGAGATCCAGGCCCGCGCCTGGGAGCTGCTGTTGGCCATGCTGGTCATGGAAGCCGTGTTCGGCATCCCCGGCCTTGTCGCCGCGCCGGTGTATTACGCGTACGTGAAGCGGGAGCTGGTGGATCAGGGGTGGGTGTGAGGGGCGTCACGCTGTTGCGGCGCTTCCAGGGTGTGCCCTTTGCTACCCTTTGCTTCCGGAAACTCATGGAACTCGGACATGGCGCGTCCAGACCTCTCCTTGGTGCTGTTCACCACGTCTGTCTTTGCGCTGGCCGCGGGCCAGGCCACGAGCGCGGTCGAGGCGCCGCCGCAACCGGCCGGGAGTACTGCCACCGCTTGGCAGGCCTTCGGCGACCTCGACGGTGGCTGCGACGGCGCTGTCCGGGTGATCCGGCGGGCGCCTGACGGCGACATCTACCTGGCCGGCCACTTCGAAAGCTGCAACGGCACCTTCTCGCCGCGCCTGATCCGCTACCGTCCGAGCACCGACAGCTTCATCGCCGTCGAACCGGCGCTGCAGAGCGGCACCGTGCTTGACCTGGCCTGGTACCAGGGCGAGCTGGTGGTCGCCGGGCACTACCTGCTGGCACAGGGTGGAGTGGGCGGCGGGGTGCTGCGCTGGAACGGGTCCGGATGGGCGCCGCTGGGCGCCGGCGCGGCAGGCGCGTTCGATCTGCCCTACGTGCGTGCCCTGGTCGTCCATGAAGGACAACTGGTCGCAGGGGGCGTGTTCTCCAGTATTGGCGGACAGTCTGCGATGAAGGTCGCACGTTGGAACGGTAGTGCCTGGTCGCCCCTGGGTACTGGGCTGGGAATCGCGATTCCCACCCAGTACGTGGCTGCACTGGCCGTGCACGAAGGGCAACTCATTGCCGGTGGCAACTTTTCGCATAGCGGGGCAACAGCGGGGTTCCAAAGCGTCGCGCGATGGACGGGTGATTCCTGGCAACCCTTGGGCCAGCCTGGGGGGCGCATCTCCTCGCTGCTGGTGGATGCCGAGGGCAGCCTGATCGCCGCGGGCACGCTGCTCGCGGCCGGTGCGCCCGTCC
The sequence above is a segment of the Lysobacterales bacterium genome. Coding sequences within it:
- a CDS encoding helix-turn-helix transcriptional regulator, with the protein product MSGTRDPRISSPAALDALASPVRQEIVDTLAMLGGDAPVAALAGQLGRPADGLYYHLRVLSRAGLVAETPPGPAGGRRFALVRRGQPTLRYRPDDAAARRALARIAHGLLAIARRDFDAALAAGDACVEGPRRTLWAARNTGWLDGDGLAEANALLARLCELLGQPRAPGRDTQVGLAFVLAPLRPRPARR
- the ggt gene encoding gamma-glutamyltransferase; protein product: MSRILAGLLPAALLAVPAMAADRITGAAFATRSEVIAPTAMAATSHPLATQVALDIMKAGGSALDAAIAANAALGLMEPTGNGIGGDLFAIVWDPKTQRLHGYNGSGRSPRRLTLDWFIENGYRDVPSHGPLPVTVPGTVDAWFALHGRFGRLPMPRVLAPTIDYARNGHPVAETIAYYWARSVPRLSQFPGFTEQFTVDGRAPRKGEMWRNPFLADTLEAIARGGRDAFYKGDIARVVGEYIAAQGGFLDAGDFAAHEGEWVEPVSTTYRGVEVWELPPNGQGIAALQILNLLEPYDLAGYGFGSPEHIHLFVEAKKLAFEDRARWYADPTFQPAPVERLIGKDYARERGALIDMARAARSVEAGNPALQRGDTIYLTTADGDGMMVSLIQSNYRGMGSGMTPPGLGFILQDRGEQFVLAEGHPNSYAPGKRPFHTIIPAFATRDGKPWLSFGVMGGAMQPQGHAQIIINLVDFGMNLQEAGDAPRIHHDGSTEPAGQALVMSDGGVVELESGFAQETVRALMRKGHVVRAADGPFGGYQAIARDHEQGVWIGASESRKDGHAAGY
- a CDS encoding DUF2256 domain-containing protein: MTPAERPRRRGQGDGRGLPEKPCAVCGRPMAWRRRWARCWDQVKYCSDACRKGTPRSAPRIP
- a CDS encoding class I SAM-dependent methyltransferase, with protein sequence MSTRLRNALDLLALRLANVFVGRLRRQKAGDDPYHRVFAHFRQMVLNAPHSSLLEIGSRNVSGVDGRKNFPGVQDYTGVDIHAGEFVDVVADVHSLSSAFPEKRFDFVYSISVFEHLMFPWKAVLEINSVLKPGGHVFMATHPIWPPHELPWDFWRFLHHSAIPLFNKVTGFELVAVTEGLPARMFTLAGDPVGQDLYKFPLNQGIAIIARKIADYDRDRLRWDLVPSDVSDTMYPKPG
- a CDS encoding 4'-phosphopantetheinyl transferase superfamily protein, translating into MNSPVRLWLRRLAPVPAGADAMQRARWRKQAARAALLERLATELPGFSPSQLLRDPLGKPSLAPPFAHLTVNASDSGDWHLVGLAEGPALGVDIECVLPRPTWRALAQRWFDPAELEWLDSLDDPEHGFLRLWSLKEALFKAHGRGLAYGLHRARFGPSAQGRLVLQRLEGPAAPARQWQCRELACGSDMVMAVAWQGVEREVSLQVAQADMHPHCDG
- a CDS encoding SAM-dependent methyltransferase encodes the protein MMSRLPAPDVDAAEHSARLAALIAGEIAAHGPLPFAQFMALALYAPGLGYYSAGSRKFGAGGDFVTAPELGPAFAYAVARHLSVAMASFDDWHLVEPGGGSGALAADLLLALEALGRLPARYRLLEISADLRQRQRDTLKARCPHLLARVQWLDGPPDTAWQGALVANEVLDALPATRFAVHEDGLHEQYVDGEAGAFAWRELPAPPVLDALLRERLADVLPLLPRPYRSELHLTLAPWLAAMTQALTRGELLFVDYGYPRQEYYLPERRDGTLVCHYRHHAHDDPLILPGLQDITAFVDFTALAEAAAACALDVAGYTSQAQFLIGNGIEDWFAHSQDLPLPERMAAANAVKRLMLPGQMGERFQVMALGRGLDADALPGFQADLRHRLLARP
- a CDS encoding pteridine reductase, whose amino-acid sequence is MPSPSEPVVLVTGAARRVGAVIARVLHDRGCRVVLHCRGSAADAQALAAQLEQARPGSTALVQADLADPAAPAALVRAALDRFGRLDGLVNNASAFRPTPVGEIGQDDWDELFASNARAPLFLSQAAAPHLAAVEGAIVNLVDIYAERPLARHTVYVMAKAALAAMTLSLARELGPAVRVNGVAPGAVMWPEDGKAYADQQALLAGTALKRMGRPDDVAGAVAFLLLDAPYVTGEILRVDGGRWLAI
- a CDS encoding AI-2E family transporter, with amino-acid sequence MIALPAQLPPSRIAAWLLALAGLWMAIHFDLLVALLAGLLVFNLTHALAPLIERRVSGQGARLLAVTVVSVLIIGLLTLAIVGIVAFFRSEAGSSQALLDKLMTIIEESRGDLPAWLAGWLPEDSGAMRLAVTEWVASHRAELSLAGAEAIQTTARLLVGMVLGAMVALYDELPAPRLGPLGRELLERAGRLAAAFRRIVFAQLKISLLNTFFTGLFLAVVLPAFGVKLPLTKTLILITFVAGLLPVVGNLISNTVITIVALSVSMWVAVVALGYLVLIHKVEYFLNARIVGGEIQARAWELLLAMLVMEAVFGIPGLVAAPVYYAYVKRELVDQGWV